The following are encoded together in the Geobacter sulfurreducens PCA genome:
- a CDS encoding sigma-54-dependent transcriptional regulator yields MEIHVLVVDDELSMREFLAILLDREGYTVDQAASAEEALACLERKTYDLVISDVKMPGLDGITLLGRIKEMTPDTAVLLMTAFSTAEQAVEAMKLGAYDYIAKPFKVEEVKILARNALEKRDLKRENLRLRQEVQERYSFSGLIGKSKKMREVYSLIEKVAPSTANVLILGESGTGKELVARAIHYNSQRKGKPFVAVNCGAIPETLMESEFFGHKKGAFTGAVGDRAGLFEQAEGGTLFLDEIGEVPLQLQAKLLRAIQEKEFRRVGGTLDQKADVRLVAASNRDLEEQVKEGSFREDLFYRLNVVQVKMPPLRERGDDIPILVEHFYKKYVQPPYSDRIITQGALKLLMSYGFPGNVRELENLVERCSVLGNREISEECLPPQLHAGKRPECGAVTECELPEEGMDLEAYLDGIEKRILLQALERSGGVKKKAAELLKLTFRSFRYRLAKFGMDEE; encoded by the coding sequence ATGGAAATTCATGTTCTCGTAGTGGACGATGAACTGAGCATGCGCGAATTCCTCGCCATCCTGCTCGACCGGGAGGGCTATACCGTCGACCAGGCCGCCAGCGCCGAAGAGGCGCTGGCCTGTCTTGAACGCAAGACGTATGATCTGGTCATCTCCGACGTAAAGATGCCGGGGCTTGATGGCATTACCCTCCTGGGCCGCATCAAGGAGATGACGCCCGACACTGCCGTCCTCCTCATGACGGCCTTTTCCACTGCCGAGCAGGCCGTGGAAGCCATGAAGCTCGGGGCGTACGACTACATTGCCAAACCCTTCAAGGTGGAAGAGGTCAAGATTCTCGCCCGCAACGCCCTGGAAAAGAGGGATCTCAAGAGGGAGAACCTGCGGCTTCGCCAGGAGGTGCAGGAGCGGTACAGCTTCAGCGGTCTGATCGGTAAGAGCAAGAAGATGCGCGAGGTCTACTCCCTGATCGAAAAAGTGGCGCCAAGTACCGCGAATGTTCTCATTCTCGGTGAGAGCGGCACCGGCAAGGAGCTGGTGGCCCGCGCCATCCACTACAACAGCCAACGCAAGGGAAAACCCTTTGTGGCGGTCAACTGCGGCGCCATTCCCGAAACCCTCATGGAGAGTGAATTCTTCGGTCACAAAAAGGGGGCGTTCACCGGCGCCGTTGGTGACCGGGCGGGGCTCTTCGAGCAGGCCGAGGGTGGTACCCTTTTCCTGGACGAAATCGGAGAAGTGCCGCTCCAGCTTCAGGCCAAACTTTTGCGGGCCATCCAGGAAAAGGAATTCCGCAGGGTAGGGGGAACCCTTGACCAGAAGGCCGACGTGCGGCTGGTGGCCGCCTCCAATCGTGATTTGGAAGAGCAGGTGAAGGAAGGGAGTTTCCGGGAGGATCTCTTTTATCGCCTCAACGTGGTCCAGGTCAAAATGCCCCCACTCCGTGAGCGTGGAGATGATATCCCCATCCTGGTTGAGCACTTTTACAAAAAGTACGTCCAGCCCCCCTACAGCGACCGCATCATAACCCAGGGGGCGCTGAAGCTGCTCATGTCATACGGATTTCCGGGCAACGTCCGTGAGCTGGAGAACCTGGTCGAGCGCTGCTCCGTGCTCGGCAATCGCGAGATCTCGGAAGAATGTCTCCCGCCGCAGCTCCACGCGGGTAAACGGCCTGAATGTGGCGCGGTCACCGAGTGCGAACTGCCGGAAGAGGGCATGGACCTCGAAGCCTACCTGGACGGCATTGAAAAGCGAATTCTGCTTCAGGCACTGGAACGCAGCGGCGGTGTGAAAAAGAAGGCGGCCGAACTTTTGAAGCTTACGTTCCGTTCTTTCCGGTATCGCCTGGCAAAATTTGGCATGGATGAGGAGTGA
- a CDS encoding type IV pilin protein, translated as MLQKLRNRKGFTLIELLIVVAIIGILAAIAIPQFSAYRVKAYNSAASSDLRNLKTALESAFADDQTYPPES; from the coding sequence ATGCTTCAGAAACTCAGAAACAGGAAAGGTTTCACCCTTATCGAGCTGCTGATCGTCGTTGCGATCATCGGTATTCTCGCTGCAATTGCGATTCCGCAGTTCTCGGCGTATCGTGTCAAGGCGTACAACAGCGCGGCGTCAAGCGACTTGAGAAACCTGAAGACTGCTCTTGAGTCCGCATTTGCTGATGATCAAACCTATCCGCCCGAAAGTTAA